The following is a genomic window from Hippoglossus stenolepis isolate QCI-W04-F060 chromosome 14, HSTE1.2, whole genome shotgun sequence.
ttcacattttcaaaacaatacagaaatgtgTGCAATGTAATTTACACAACACTTTCATGCTAACTTTATTTCCGTGTTCAGTTTGGtatactttgaaaatgtatgaTGTAAAGAATTTTGCGTGAcccatttcaaaacaaaaagtgccaactgaaaaacaaaaccacagcaCTGCACAGATATTAAACAACGTAGCACCACATGTTTGCTTTGTCTTGAAGAATACAACCCCATCATCCACACCGGCAAATTATCAGTAAATCTGATTTGCCTAATTCTTTTTTAACACTTCCCTAATCCAGTCCCCGAAGGAGGATACACTTGTGTAGACATCAGGGGTCTTGGGGTTTCCGCATCGCTGGCCAGAGAAGGAGACCAcgcctgctgcagctccatcacaCACCAGAGGGCCACCTGAATCCCCCttgaagagaaaacatacaTGTCACTTAACAGTAGgtgtgtttaaaaatacttttttttcctgtgttcaGTTATGCTTGATCAATGTCCAGCCCGTTTATTCTTCTCACCGAGCAGAAGCCTTGAAAAACTCTCGCTCCTACACCGCAAACCATTGATCTAGTGACGGGAACCGATCCCCATCTCCTACGACATGTCCGCCGTGACAGCGTGGTTACGTTGACTTCCTGAAGCGTGTTGGGTTCGGTTCTGTCATCCCCTATGTCCCCCCAGCCGGCTGTGAGGCagcgacttcctgttgccaccCTGCCTGTTTTCAGAGAGATCAGCTGCACTGCTGCACTCAGTTGTGCTCTGCTGTTCAGCTGAGATGAGGGGATTGATGATtgagaaatacagaaaatacatcTGGTTTTATGGTTTTTGTGCAAGCTAGAGACAATactgaaaatgtgaaagtgcTGTAGACAACAATTGAAACTGTCCTCACCTTCAGGAGCATGATGTCATTTGCATGGTTATCATACCCGGGATGGGGAATGGATCTGACAGCTCTGAATTCCTGCTTTGTACTCTCGTTAGCTGACAGGGAATCAACGCCGAGCACGACTGTGTATGTTCTAGGAATCACAATTTAATGAAGACCAGACATTAGATATGATGTCAAGGctgcaaatacacagaaatcattATCCACGTCTGTGTTCAGATGCGTGATGCTGAGAATGAACACTGACTAACTAGATTAACTTTGAGACTTAGATggttattttatcattaattaaACCTTTCTCAGAAGTTCTTGAGGACAAATCCTTGTCATGTGTGATGAAATATAGATATAAGGTTCAAATTCCTTAACTTGTCCTTTACTTCCATAAAAAGGATATGTTTGGACTCCGCTTCAGTGGACATGTTGAGACATTCTAACGTTGGGTTAGAAGACCAGAGATAAAGATTGGGGTCTCGGTCTACTGTGTTTTATCTAATCTTGTCTCAAACATGTGACACACGTGGTCTGTCAGAGAGTTTGTGGAAGAGTCTTTCTGTTCTCAGCTGACGGCATTTTCGCTTCCCCTCGACTTCAAGAATACTTAAAATTGTGGTACGAATATATTTGTTtggatacattttatttgcttttgttaATTGTCAAACCAGCAGTTTATGAGGTCATTCTTATTCTTTGTGTTCAGTGCTTCAAAAGGAAATCCACAACAGACTAATTTCAGTGCAAGTCAGAATATGCACAGTTTTTGCATGACGTCATCATCACTGTCAGTATATATCCTGCTCGCTGTAAAtaattgttaaaaatgtatagaGTACAATGTATATATCTATAccctgtctttgtctttatacagtatttattattcatttcattccAC
Proteins encoded in this region:
- the LOC124854652 gene encoding serine protease 57-like → MYKTKSGRQIRAGTMAISFLLLLVFVLNGADGSHIVGGRDAAPHSRPYMASLQLRGRHNCGGALVREDFVLTAAHCKIRGTYTVVLGVDSLSANESTKQEFRAVRSIPHPGYDNHANDIMLLKLNSRAQLSAAVQLISLKTGRVATGSRCLTAGWGDIGDDRTEPNTLQEVNVTTLSRRTCRRRWGSVPVTRSMVCGVGARVFQGFCSGDSGGPLVCDGAAAGVVSFSGQRCGNPKTPDVYTSVSSFGDWIREVLKKN